The Camelina sativa cultivar DH55 chromosome 14, Cs, whole genome shotgun sequence genome includes a window with the following:
- the LOC104743137 gene encoding uncharacterized protein At1g03900-like, translating to MSFEEEEEEESFEHTLLVVREVSVYKIPPRTTSGGYKCGEWLQSXTSESDNHIDIHPAVNHRLKEGETIRINVKPKPTTNGTGMLSAALSGTGKPKPLALAPPPKAAGITRSPLPPPPNDPVASRIASDGCKDSIDNTRRRNEPLSDLTQLKKNLPSTAGSGSTKSTGAASGWAAF from the exons ATGTCgttcgaggaagaagaagaggaagagtcatTCGAGCACACACTTCTGGTGGTGCGAGAGGTTTCCGTCTACAAGATCCCACCGCGAACCACATCCGGCGGATACAAGTGCGGCGAGTGGCTTCAATCCGNAACGAGTGAGAGCGATAATCATATCGATATCCATCCCGCCGTTAATCACAGATTGAAG GAAGGTGAAACCATAAGAATCAACGTGaaacccaaaccaacaacaaatggCACTGGGATGCTCTCAGCTGCTCTTTCAGGAACCGGGAAACCAAAACCACTAGCACTTGCGCCACCTCCCAAAGCTGCTGGGATAACCAGGTCACCTTTACCGCCACCACCAAACGATCCCGTCGCGTCAAGGATTGCATCTGATGGCTGCAAAGATTCAATTGATAACACAAGACGCAGGAACGAGCCTCTATCTGATCTAACTCAGCTTaag AAGAATCTTCCTTCAACGGCGGGATCAGGATCGACCAAGTCAACAGGAGCTGCATCAGGTTGGGCAGCTTTCTGA
- the LOC104738895 gene encoding ABC transporter I family member 19: MAEEKDATASGDDAIKVSGMQFAYEVEDPIFFDFNLDLPAGSRCLLVGANGSGKTTLLKILAGKHMVGGKNVVQVLSRSAFHDTQLVCSGDLSYLGGSWSKTVGSAGEVPLQGDFSAEHMIFGVEGIDPVRREKLIDLLDINLQWRMHKVSDGQKRRVQICMGLLHPFKVLLLDEVTVDLDVVARMDLLKFFVEECDQRGATIVYATHIFDGLETWATHLAYIQDGELNGLSKMADIEELKSAPNLLSVVESWLRSEIKVVKKKKKPVAAWKPSPLDNSPFRSSRHMAYYR, encoded by the exons ATGGCGGAGGAGAAAGATGCGACGGCGAGTGGCGATGACGCCATTAAAGTTAGCGGTATGCAGTTTGCATACGAAGTTGAGGATCCTATATTCTTCGACTTCAACCTCGATCTCCCAGCTGGCTCTCGCTGCCTTCTCGTTGGTGCCAATGGATCTG GCAAGACAACCTTATTGAAGATTTTGGCTGGAAAACATATGGTGGGAGGAAAAAACGTTGTACAAGTTCTTAGCCGCTCGGCTTTCCATGATACTCAACTTGTTTGCAGTGGTGACTTGTCTTATCTTGGGGGATCGTGGAGTAAAACCGTTGGTTCAGCT GGCGAGGTTCCTCTCCAAGGAGACTTTTCAGCAGAACATATGATATTTGGAG TTGAAGGGATTGATCCtgtaagaagagaaaaattgatCGATCTTCTTGATATTAATCTTCAATGGCGTATGCATAAGGTTTCTGATGGGCAGAAACGGCGAGTGCAGATATGCATGGGACTCTTACATCCATTCAAG GTATTATTACTTGATGAGGTCACTGTGGACCTAGACGTCGTTGCAAGGATGGATTTGTTGAAATTCTTCGTAGAAGAATGTGATCAG AGAGGAGCTACGATTGTATATGCAACTCACATATTCGACGGGTTAGAGACATGGGCGACACATTTGGCATATATTCAGGACGGTGAGCTAAATGGTTTATCGAAAATGGCAGATATTGAGGAGCTGAAAAGCGCACCCAACCTCCTCTCCGTGGTAGAATCTTGGCTCCGGTCTGAAATCAAAgtcgtgaagaagaagaaaaagcctGTGGCAGCATGGAAACCGTCTCCACTCGATAACTCTCCTTTCAGGTCATCAAGACACATGGCTTATTACCGATGA
- the LOC104738896 gene encoding cactin, with protein MGSHGKSKRDRRGKQKKRRDESDSGSESESYTSDSDGSDDLSPPRSSRRSKGSSSRRTRRRSSSRDESTDSDDGRKSKKRSSSSKAYSEDKLKDYMSKKAQRKALRVAKKLKTQSVSGYSNDSNPFGDSNLTETFVWRKKIEKDVHRGVSLEEFSVKAEKRRTRERMTEVEKVKKRREERAVEKARHEEEMALLARERARAEFHDWEKKEEEFHFDQSKVRSEIRLREGRLKPIDVLCKHLDGSDDLDIELSEPYMVFKGLTVKDMEELRDDIKMYLDLDRATPTRVQYWEALIVVCDWELAEARKRDALDRARVRGEEPPAELLAQERGLHAGVEADVKKLLDGKTHAELLELQMDIESQLRSGSAKVVEYWEAVLKRLEIYKAKACLKEIHAEMLRRHLHRLEQLSEGEEDVEVNNGLTRVVEENEEEIKDSNLSDAEEAFSPEPIAEEEEADEAAESAGSFSPELMHGDDREEAIDPEEDKKLLEMKRMVVLEKQKKRLKEAMASKPAPVEDNLELKAMKVMGAMEDGDAIFGSNAEVNLDSEVYWWHDKYRPRKPKYFNRVHTGYEWNKYNQTHYDHDNPPPKIVQGYKFNIFYPDLVDKIKAPIYTIEKDGTSAETCMIRFHAGPPYEDIAFRIVNKEWEYSHKKGFKCTFERGILHLYFNFKRHRYRR; from the exons ATGGGTTCTCATGGTAAGAGTAAGAGAGATAGGCGTGGAAAGCAGAAGAAGCGGAGAGATGAATCCGATTCTGGGTCTGAGTCTGAGTCTTACACTTCTGACTCAGATGGTTCTGATGATTTGTCGCCTCCCAGGAGTTCCAGGAGGAGTAAAGGCAGCAGCAGTCGTCGGACCCGACGCCGTAGCAGCTCGCGTGATGAATCCACTGACAGTGATGATGGACGGAAGAGTAAAAAGAGATCTTCTTCATCTAAGGCTTACTCGGAGGATAAACTCAAGGATTATATGTCCAAAAAGGCCCAGAGGAAg GCATTACGTGTAGCTAAGAAACTGAAGACTCAGTCAGTGTCGGGGTACTCCAATGATTCAAACCCGTTTGGGGATTCGAATCTCACTGAGAC GTTTGTGTGGCGGAAGAAGATTGAAAAAGATGTTCACCGAGGAGTATCTCTGGAAGAATTTTCTGTTAAAGCTGAGAAGAGAAGAACCAGGGAAAGGATG ACCGAGGTTGAAAAAgttaagaagaggagagaagagagagcagTGGAGAAAGCTCGACATGAGGAAGAAATG GCATTATTAGCTAGAGAACGTGCTCGAGCTGAGTTCCATGATtgggagaagaaagaggaagag TTCCATTTCGATCAAAGCAAGGTGAGGTCAGAGATCAGATTACGTGAAGGTCGACTGAAGCCGATCGACGTCCTCTGCAAGCACTTGGATG GTTCGGATGATTTGGATATCGAGCTTAGTGAACCCTACATGGTTTTCAAG GGACTCACTGTTAAAGATATGGAAGAGCTGCGCGATGATATCAAGATGTATCTGGATTTGGATCGGGCAACTCCAACACGCGTACAGTATTGGGAG GCACTTATTGTGGTATGCGATTGGGAGTTAGCTGAAGCTCGTAAAAGGGATGCCCTTGATCGAGCTAGAGTTCGAGGGGAGGAACCTCCAGCAGAATTGCTTGCTCAAGAGAGGGGACTACACGCTGGTGTTGAAGCTGATGTGAAAAAACTTCTCGATGGGAAGACCCACGCGGAGCTTTTAGAACTGCAAATGGACATCGAATCGCAGCTGCGTTCTGGGTCAGCGAAAGTAGTAGAGTATTGGGAAGCGGTTCTTAAACGCCTCGAAATATACAAGGCAAAg GCTTGCTTGAAGGAAATACACGCTGAGATGCTGAGGAGACATTTACATCGCCTCGAGCAACTTTCAGAGGGTGAAGAAGATGTAGAAGTTAATAATGGCTTAACACGTGTGGTGGAAGAAAATGAGGAAGAGATAAAAGATAGTAATCTTTCAGATGCTGAAGAAGCATTTTCTCCAGAGCCTAttgcggaagaagaagaagctgatgagGCAGCAGAATCAGCTGGTTCGTTTTCGCCAGAGCTCATGCACGGTGATGATCGTGAAGAAGCAATCGATCCCGAGGAAGACAAGAAGCTACTG GAAATGAAACGGATGGTTGTGTTGGAGAAACAGAAGAAGCGGCTGAAAGAAGCTATGGCCTCAAAGCCAGCACCTGTAGAAGATAACTTGGAGCTTAAAGCAATGAAAGTAATGGGAGCAATGGAGGATGGTGATGCCATATTTGGCTCTAATGCTGAAGTGAACCTCGATTCTGAA GTATACTGGTGGCATGACAAGTACCGGCCAAGAAAACCTAAGTATTTCAACCGGGTTCACACGGGTTATGAATGGAATAAGTATAACCAAACGCACTATGATCACGATAACCCGCCTCCAAAAATCGTTCAAGGGTACAAGTTTAACATCTTCTACCCGGATTTAGTAGACAAGATCAAGGCTCCCATATACACTATCGAAAAAGATGGTACAAGCGCTGAAACTTGTATGATCCGGTTCCATGCTGGTCCGCCATATGAAGACATT GCGTTCCGGATTGTGAACAAAGAATGGGAGTATTCTCACAAGAAAGGTTTCAAATGCACGTTTGAGCGTGGTATTCTGCATTTGTACTTCAACTTCAAACGACATCGGTACAGACGATAG
- the LOC104738897 gene encoding uncharacterized protein LOC104738897 — protein sequence MDSARSWFHKFQPREKPRKKDMFSGSTCGGGGAETTVPDGGDETETTSKLPPLGGDGGEALSNTTKQKVAAAKQYIENHYKEQMKNLNERKERRTTLEKKLADADVCEEDQNNLIKFLEKKETEYMRLQRHKISADDFELLTMIGKGAFGEVRVVREKNTGHVFAMKKLKKSEMLRRGQVEHVRAERNLLAEVDSYCIVKLYCSFQDNEYLYLIMEYLPGGDMMTLLMRKDTLSEDEARFYVAEAVLAIESIHKRNYIHRDIKPDNLLLDRHGHLRLSDFGLCKPLDCSVIEGEDFLVGNSGSGGGSEKEESASTAPRPDGGDETETTSKLPPLGGDGGEALSNTTKQKVAAAKQYIENHYKEQMKNLNERKERRTTLEKKLADADVCEEDQNNLIKFLEKKETEYMRLQRHKISADDFELLTMIGKGAFGEVRVVREKNTGHVFAMKKLKKSEMLRRGQVEHVRAERNLLAEVDSYCIVKLYCSFQDNEYLYLIMEYLPGGDMMTLLMRKDTLSEDEARFYVAEAVLAIESIHKRNYIHRDIKPDNLLLDRHGHLRLSDFGLCKPLDCSVIEGEDFLVGNSGSGGGSEKEESASTAPRRSQQEQLQHWQKNRRMLAYSTVGTPDYIAPEVLLKKGYGMECDWWSLGAIMYEMLVGYPPFYAXKRNYIHRDIKPDNLLLDRHGHLRLSDFGLCKPLDCSVIEGEDFLVGNSGSGGGSEKEESASTAPRRSQQEQLQHWQKNRRMLAYSTVGTPDYIAPEVLLKKGYGMECDWWSLGAIMYEMLVGYPPFYADDPMSTCRKIVNWKTHLKFPEEARLPGAARDLIGKLLCSVNERLGSTTGASQIKAHPWFEGVEWENIYQMEAAFIPEVNDDLDTQNFEKFDEEDNQTQAPCRTGPWRKMLSSKDINFVGYTYKNFEIVNDYQVPGIAELKRKETKPKRPSVKSLFESESEEESSSSGGSEQQTIDRSFSNPTPRGMEPNLRRPDSE from the exons atggatTCTGCAAGAAGTTGGTTTCACAAGTTTCAACCACGAGAGAAGCCCCGTAAAAAAGATATGTTCTCCGGAAGCACTTGTGGCGGTGGCGGCGCAGAAACCACCGTCCCCGACGGAGGAGACGAAACAGAAACGACGTCGAAACTTCCACCACTAGGCGGAGACGGAGGAGAAGCACTCTCTaatacaaccaaacaaaaagttgCTGCAGCGAAGCAATACATCGAGAATCATTATAAGGAACAGATGAAGAACCTCAACGAGAGGAAAGAAAG ACGAACAACGCTAGAGAAGAAGCTAGCAGATGCAGATGTATGCGAAGAAGATCAAAACAATCTTATAAAGTttcttgagaagaaagaaacagagtacATGAGACTCCAAAGGCATAAAATAAGTGCTGATGATTTCGAACTCCTAACTATGATCGGTAAAGGTGCTTTTGGAGAGGTTCGTGTTGTTAGAGAGAAGAACACAGGTCATGTTTTTGCTATGAAGAAACTCAAGAAATCAGAAATGCTTCGCCGAGGCCAG GTAGAGCATGTAAGAGCAGAGAGGAATCTATTGGCAGAAGTAGACAGTTACTGTATAGTGAAGCTTTACTGTTCTTTTCAAGACAACGAGTATCTTTACCTGATCATGGAGTATTTGCCCGGAGGCGATATGATGACACTTCTGATGAGGAAAGACACTTTAAGTGAAGATGAAGCTAGGTTCTATGTCGCTGAAGCTGTTTTGGCTATCGAATCTATCCACAAACGCAACTATATCCACAG AGACATAAAGCCGGATAACTTGTTGCTTGATAGACATGGACATTTGAGGTTGTCTGATTTTGGACTATGTAAGCCATTGGATTGTAGTGTTATTGAAGGAGAAGATTTCTTGGTAGGCAATTCGGGTAGCGGAGGAGGTTCAGAGAAGGAAGAGAGTGCGTCAACCGCTCCTAGAC CCGACGGAGGAGACGAAACAGAAACGACGTCGAAACTTCCACCACTAGGCGGAGACGGAGGAGAAGCACTCTCTaatacaaccaaacaaaaagttgCTGCAGCGAAGCAATACATCGAGAATCATTATAAGGAACAGATGAAGAACCTCAACGAGAGGAAAGAAAG ACGAACAACGCTAGAGAAGAAGCTAGCAGATGCAGATGTATGCGAAGAAGATCAAAACAATCTTATAAAGTttcttgagaagaaagaaacagagtacATGAGACTCCAAAGGCATAAAATAAGTGCTGATGATTTCGAACTCCTAACTATGATCGGTAAAGGTGCTTTTGGAGAGGTTCGTGTTGTTAGAGAGAAGAACACAGGTCATGTTTTTGCTATGAAGAAACTCAAGAAATCAGAAATGCTTCGCCGAGGCCAG GTAGAGCATGTAAGAGCAGAGAGGAATCTATTGGCAGAAGTAGACAGTTACTGTATAGTGAAGCTTTACTGTTCTTTTCAAGACAACGAGTATCTTTACCTGATCATGGAGTATTTGCCCGGAGGCGATATGATGACACTTCTGATGAGGAAAGACACCTTAAGTGAAGATGAAGCTAGGTTCTATGTCGCTGAAGCTGTTTTGGCTATCGAATCTATCCATAAACGCAACTATATCCACAG gGACATAAAGCCGGATAACTTGTTGCTTGATAGACATGGACATTTGAGGTTGTCTGATTTTGGACTATGTAAGCCATTGGATTGTAGTGTTATTGAAGGAGAAGATTTCTTGGTAGGCAATTCGGGTAGCGGAGGAGGTTCAGAGAAGGAAGAGAGTGCGTCAACCGCTCCTAGACGTTCGCAGCAAGAACAATTGCAACATTGGCAGAAGAATCGAAGAATGCTT GCTTACTCAACCGTTGGTACACCAGACTACATTGCACCTGAAGTCTTGTTAAAGAAAGGATACGGCATGGAATGTGATTG GTGGTCACTAGGAGCTATAATGTACGAGATGCTTGTTGGGTATCCACCCTTTTACGCCGNCAAACGCAACTATATCCACAG AGACATAAAGCCGGATAACTTGTTGCTTGATAGACATGGACATTTGAGGTTGTCTGATTTTGGACTATGTAAGCCATTGGATTGTAGTGTTATTGAAGGAGAAGATTTCTTGGTAGGCAATTCGGGTAGCGGAGGAGGTTCAGAGAAGGAAGAGAGTGCGTCAACCGCTCCTAGACGTTCGCAGCAAGAACAATTGCAACATTGGCAGAAGAATCGAAGAATGCTT GCTTACTCAACCGTTGGTACACCAGACTACATTGCACCTGAAGTCTTGTTAAAGAAAGGATACGGCATGGAATGTGATTG GTGGTCACTAGGAGCTATAATGTACGAGATGCTTGTTGGGTATCCACCCTTTTACGCCGACGACCCAATGTCTACTTGTAGAAAG atagtGAATTGGAAAACACATTTGAAGTTCCCTGAAGAAGCAAGGCTACCAGGAGCAGCAAGGGATCTTATTGGTAAGCTTTTGTGTAGCGTTAACGAACGATTAGGCTCTACTACTGGTGCCTCCCAAATTAAg GCACATCCTTGGTTCGAAGGTGTAGAGTGGGAAAATATTTACCAAATGGAAGCTGCGTTTATTCCTGAGGTCAACGACGATTTGGATACTCAAAACTTTGAGAAGTTCGATGAG GAAGATAATCAAACTCAAGCACCCTGTAGAACAGGGCCATGGAGAAAA ATGTTATCTTCAAAAGACATAAATTTTGTCGGCTACACATACAAAAACTTCGAAATCGTCAACGATTATCAAGTCCCCGGTATAG CCGAACTAAAAAGGAAAGAGACAAAACCAAAGAGACCATCGGTTAAGTCACTATTCG agAGCGAATCGGAGGAGGAGTCGTCGTCGTCAGGTGGTTCGGAGCAACAGACCATTGACAGGAGCTTCTCGAATCCGACGCCTCGTGGAATGGAACCCAACCTGAGACGTCCAGACTCTGAGTAA